ATTTTGCGGGTGATCCGCGTTGTCGTAGAGGCTCTGCACCCCGGGGCCGTGGCCCGCTCCTGTCAGCAAGCCGCAGAATATGTCCGCAAACATGGCCAGTCCATATCCTTTCGCACCTCCGATTGGAAGCAAGGCACCCCGCAGCGCCTTGGCCGGGTCGGTGGTCGCTTCTCCCTGCTCGTCGATGGCCCACCCTGGCGGAATCGCTTCTCCTTTTTGCATGGCCAAAGCGATCTTGCCCCGGGCTGCGACCGTCGTCGCCATATCCAGGACGAAGGGGGGCTCCTCACCCGTCGGGACTCCCACTGCGATCGGATTGGAGCCAAAGAACGGGCGGATCCCGCCTGTCGGGGCCATCGTCGCCGGCGCATTGGACATGACAAGCAAGATCTGCCCTTTTTCTACCGCTTGCAACGCAAAATAGGAACAGGCGCCGAAATGGTTGGAGGCGCGGACACCGACGATTCCCGTGCCGTAGCGTTTGGCCAGTTCGCTCGCGGCATGCAAGGCAGCGTCTCCTACCACCGCTCCGAGCTGATTCTTTCCGTCGAGCAAGGCCGTCGCACCCTCCTGCCTGATGATCTCTGGCCTGGTGCCGGGGTCGATCAGGCCCGCCTGCACTCTCTGTACATACACCGGCAATCGTGCCAATCCATGGGAATGAACGCCGCGCAGGTCGGCATGGACAAGCGAACGGGCGACAGTCTCCGCATCCGCCGGAGATACTTTCGCCCGTGCAAAAATCTCTTCTGCAAACCTCTCCAGCCGTTTCCATTCATACAGCTTTCGCCTCACCTCTTCCACGCCCTCTCTGCTGGAAATCTGCCTACCCGGCTCTCTGCTAATCTGAATATAGATATGAACGCAAAGAAAACACCGACACGGACAGAGGCCTAAACCGCAGGAAAAACGACGAGGCGGAAACATAAAAAAACCAGCCCGGAAAAGGGGCTGGTTACAAGCAAAGTCGCCTGCACAGGCATAGGGAAAAGGCTCAGGCCAATTCATCAGTCTGCGTAGGATGCCAATGCTTCCACGATGCGGTCCTGAATTCCTATCAAAAATCCGCTCTTGGGCGTGTACCCGTTCAACATGATGGAAAAGATCAGCGTCTGCCCGTCTTGGGTATGGACGTATCCGGAAAGGCTGCTCACTCCGGTGAGCGTTCCCGTTTTGGCCCGGGCATTGTCGGCAGCCGCCGTCCCTTTCATCCGGTTCGCCAGCGTGCCATCTACCCCCGCGATGGGCAGCGAGTCGAGATAGGTCTGGTATTCGTCATGGGCCGCCATGCCCTCCAGGAGAGCGGCAACATGGCGAGGCGAGATCAGATTGTAGCGAGTCAGACCGGATCCGTCGACCATGTCAAAATTGCTCGGGACGCCAAGCCGGTCTAGCGTCTCCATGACCACCTCGACGCCAGCGGACGCGCTCCCCTCCTGTTTCCTCACGGCTCCCAATGTCTTCAGCAGCATTTCCGCATAGAAATTGTCGCTCCGTTTGTTGAGATACGTGATGATTTCCGAGAGCGGACGGGAGTGGAACGACGTCCATTTCACCGCCTGAGCCGGCACGGTGCCGATGCGGATATCGCTGTTCCCGCCAAAGGAAATGCCATCCTTTTCCATCGTCTCGCGGAGAACGGTTCCGACGTACAATGCAGGATTTTCCACCGGCACGCGCTCGTAATCCTGTGCCGTGCCCAATGGCAGATTGCCGGTCACGTGAATCGTGTTGGTTCCCCGATCGCGCTCGATGGCAAAGGTTTTGGGCTGGTCGGCGCTGACCGTTTTCGCCTCGTTGATGACTGTGACATAGTCAGTCTTCGGCAAGAGCTGGATCGGAACCGGATCGCCCACCCCGCTGCCCGGCTCAAATTCGATCATGACGGTGCCGCGGTTCATGGCCAGGGCACCGAGCAGCGGGTTGTAGTAGTAGCTCTCGTCATCCCATGCCCAGCCCAGGCCGAGCCGCTGCTGATCAAAATAGCTCTCGTCCAGGATCAAATCGCCATTCACCCGCTTGATCCCCTGTTCTTTCAGCCAGGCGACGATCGACTCGATGGAGACGCCCTCCTGCACCTTGAGCTTGTCTTCGGTATGCAGGGTCGGATCGCCATAGCCTTTGAGATAGAGATCGCCCTGGTAAATGCCATTGGACGGCGGTGCAGCCGACCCCCACAGCTCTGTCGCGTACTGGTAGTCACTGCCCAACTGGTCCAATGCTGCCGCTGTCGTGAGCAGCTTCAGATTGGATGCAGGCGTCAGCAGTGTATCTGCTTCATGCTCGAACCAGACCGCTGGCTCACCAGCTTCTTCCGCGCCGCCCGCTTTTTTGACCAAGACACCGGCAGTGATGCCTGCGCCTTCCGCTTCCGCCACGATCGGATCCAACAGGGCGGAGAGCTTGTATGTCGTCTCCTCCGAAGTCTCACCGCCCGGAGCCTGGCTCTGGGGATACTCGGCGAGCAGAATCGCG
This sequence is a window from Brevibacillus composti. Protein-coding genes within it:
- a CDS encoding Ldh family oxidoreductase, with the protein product MRRKLYEWKRLERFAEEIFARAKVSPADAETVARSLVHADLRGVHSHGLARLPVYVQRVQAGLIDPGTRPEIIRQEGATALLDGKNQLGAVVGDAALHAASELAKRYGTGIVGVRASNHFGACSYFALQAVEKGQILLVMSNAPATMAPTGGIRPFFGSNPIAVGVPTGEEPPFVLDMATTVAARGKIALAMQKGEAIPPGWAIDEQGEATTDPAKALRGALLPIGGAKGYGLAMFADIFCGLLTGAGHGPGVQSLYDNADHPQNVGHFFWVIDIDRFMPLPVFRQQMDHYLRQIKAEPHATGHEKIWIPGEKEWFLAEQHMKEGIPLPEKVAAELEALGAVLGVDLEEALIR
- the dacB gene encoding D-alanyl-D-alanine carboxypeptidase/D-alanyl-D-alanine endopeptidase codes for the protein MKRLLSRTGCWLLLVMLLFQLAAVPAFAQDTAVRAEPLAAGIEQLLAELDKNPESIGLHAGIQVYDLTEKKILYSHLADRTYVPASNMKLFTTIAALDRLGPDYQWKTEVYLTGEVSNGGVLNGDLVLKGLGDPSLTSADLQSIASALKEKGIEQVNGKLLVDDSYFDGIRLGFGWMWDDEPYGYSAQISALAVHKNAVNITVEPGAAAGDTPVLTMDPGTEYLQVDNQLQTVAGKGSQIAVERPRGTNRLIFTGTIGVDAPPYEEAVTMEDPALFAADIWMQRLGAAGIKLHPQAKAEKTTVTNGVPFYTHLSPPLSEIITELNKESDNFYAEMLLKTLGAVEKGEGSAEAGSEVVAEVLKRAGIEGGFVQKDGSGLSRFNWITASQMVRLLSFVQDQEYRDVFEQSLPVAGVDGTLKNRLKGTAAEKRVAAKTGSMGGVNTLSGYATAKNGNKLAFSILINGIYKSKYARDLQDRIAILLAEYPQSQAPGGETSEETTYKLSALLDPIVAEAEGAGITAGVLVKKAGGAEEAGEPAVWFEHEADTLLTPASNLKLLTTAAALDQLGSDYQYATELWGSAAPPSNGIYQGDLYLKGYGDPTLHTEDKLKVQEGVSIESIVAWLKEQGIKRVNGDLILDESYFDQQRLGLGWAWDDESYYYNPLLGALAMNRGTVMIEFEPGSGVGDPVPIQLLPKTDYVTVINEAKTVSADQPKTFAIERDRGTNTIHVTGNLPLGTAQDYERVPVENPALYVGTVLRETMEKDGISFGGNSDIRIGTVPAQAVKWTSFHSRPLSEIITYLNKRSDNFYAEMLLKTLGAVRKQEGSASAGVEVVMETLDRLGVPSNFDMVDGSGLTRYNLISPRHVAALLEGMAAHDEYQTYLDSLPIAGVDGTLANRMKGTAAADNARAKTGTLTGVSSLSGYVHTQDGQTLIFSIMLNGYTPKSGFLIGIQDRIVEALASYAD